Part of the Chitinophagales bacterium genome is shown below.
ACTACATATCCCTGTTCAATCTTTTCTTGCATAACCTCAGCAGAAGCGTACCGCCAACCTCCAGATGGCATGGCACATGGCTTTCCAGTTTTTGGGTGAATAACATCATATCGAGCACCTCCTCGTGGCAAAGACATATTATCATCGCGCCAAACACCGCGTTTATCTACGTGAGAGTATCTCGAATGCTTTTTTGAAGGGTGGTCTTTGGGAAGATTTTTATAGAACGTTTTTAATTCTTTTTCTATTTCTTCAAAATTATCACCATGTTGTTTTTTTGACTTTAAGAAAAAATTGTAAATCTCTCTTGCTCCAGGCTTTTCCTCTCTCCAGTGAATGTTTTGGTCAATTAAATACTCTTTGTCTTTAGCAAATACCAATATGTATTCATGTCCATGTGAAAAGAACCTTGAATCATTCTTCCTGCCTTTTTCCCAAAGTAAAGTTGATACATAGTTGAAATCTCCAAAAACTTCATTCATCATTGATTTCAAATTCCCTATTTCATCTTCCCCAATACTTATCAAAATCACGCCATCAGAAGTCAAGGTATTCCTTGCTAACTTCAAGCGAGGATACATCATGCTCAACCAATTGGAATGGTAACGTCCTGCGGTTTCGGGGTTGGCTACCAGGCGTTGCATGTACTCGTCTTTTTGTCCGCTTTCAATCAGTTCTTCCCGGGCAGCCTTGCTAAAGTTGTCTTTGTACACAAAATCATTCCCTGTATTGTAAGGCGGGTCTATGTAAATCATCTTCACCTTGCCCAGGTAGCTTTCTTGCAGTAGCTTGAGCACTTCCAAGTTGTCGCCTTCTATGTAAAGATTTTCGGTATTGTCAAAGTCTACGGAGTCTTCCCGTACAGGGCGTAGGGTTTTGGTAGTAGGTAGGTTGGCAGTTACTATGGCTTCTCGTTTCCCTGGCCACTCCAAACGGTAGCGTTCTTTATTGCCTTCTACCACGGCATGGTTGAGTTCCTGCTTGAGCAGGTCAAAATCTATGCTTCGGCTCCGCTCAGCAACCCCATTTCTTTCAATGGTACTTTCCGTAACGCAGTTAGGGAATAGGGCGGCTAACTTTTCAAAGTTTTCATTCACCAAGTCAGGTGATCTGAGGTCTAATTTTTCATTACTCATATTACATGCTACATATTCAGCTTTATTCAATATTGAATCAGTCTGCTATTTCGTGAAAAAGATTTGAAAATCCATTAAAATAAAGCGCTTATTTTAATTCTTAGGTGAAATTAAGATTAAAATTAAAACACCTTATTTTAAAGGGAAACAATGTCTTAATATAAAAATTAAATATTAGTATTTTTAACTCATAATTCGTCAATAATCAATTTTTCCCCATCAAAAGTGGTAACCACAGCAAATCCATTGTAAAAAGGCTCTACTGCTAAATAGCGCTGTTTGTATGCTTCAATTCCATTTTTATTTTACAGCTGCACGGTTACAATAATAGCCAAAGGTTCTTGTGTATTTTTCTACTAGACTTGCACACAATCTGCACATCATTCAGGCATTATACTTAATTGCTTTAAGGGGCATTAATGCATTCCTTTAGCTATTCACCTTCCTTTCTACTATATCTTTCACCCACTTGAGGTAAGCTACATTCTTGTTTTTTTCGATTTTATTTTTCAGTTTTTTCGCCAGTTCTTTTTCATGAGGTCTGAGTTTAGAAGCTTCACGCACATACTTGATCAGGTTGAGGTATAAGGTGCGCTGATAATCTGAAACTTGTTTGTTGCGTTTTAAATACACGCGAAAGGAATCCAGCAGTGAAGCCAGTGGTTTCATTACTTCCAGCTCATAATATATGCGCAGCATCATAGCCTTGGAGTCAAGGCTGTAGAACAGGTCACTGAACTCTACATCCTGCAGCAGCTCCTGCGCCTTTTCAAAATCTTTTTTATCAAAATAAATACTCGCCATGTTATATGCGTAGGCATCTTTTCTGAAATCAGATTCTATATGCTCTTTATAGTTTTCTACAAATTGTTCTGCCCATTGAAATTCTTCAAGGCGCAATGCCACACTTGTAATGTTTTTATAGGTCCAGGGTGATATGTGTTTTCCAAAGAAAATTATCCTGCTGTCAATGGTCATTTTATAGAGCTGAAACAAATCTTTGAGATAATCCATATTGCCGTTGTTCACCTGTTTGATGCAATAATTTTGTGCATAAGCATACATATCACGTGCTTCCTTGGATGAAAATTTATCGGTATGTGCTTTCAGTAATTTTTTCAATTGCTCAAAATGCAGCGTTTTTTCAGGTTCTTTCAGCGTCATTAGGATAGAGTAATAGACCTGAATGGCAGGAGCCTGATTAAAATCATGTTTATCAATATAGCGCAGTATTTCGTCCAGTAATTTAATCTCATAATCAGAAGCAACTACATTTCTGCGATTGAGAATTTCGCAGGAGTATTTGAGTTTGAGCGTGAGAAAGTAAATGTCAAGGTTGTCGATGGCAAGCTGCAGGCTTTTGTCAAACCTATGGGAACGTTGCTTGTCAAAGTAGGCATTGTCAGCAGCTTCAAGCAAAAATTCATCGTAGAAGAAATCTGCATCTCTGAATGATTTTCGCTTTTGATCTTTGCGTGCAGTGGACATGGTGCTGCGGTAATGCTTTTCAAGGTCTAGTGCAGTGTATTCCATTAACAGGTAAAACTGCTGTTGGATGCTTTGTTCTTTAAACCTTTCCTGTACAACATATTGCTCGGCAATAGACAGGATATCGCTTAGTAGATAACTCAGTTTTTTTTCATCATATTTCTGCTTGGGGAAAGCCAGTTTAAAAATGTTTTCTTTTGTGAGTTCAGGGCTGTCAAAATCAGGGGCAAACTGCATAAGTACCTTTACCAATTGGCAAAGAGCTTCATCTGTATTGAAATATGGAGAGTCGGCCATAGCCTGAATTTTCTTCAGTTGACCTGGTCTCATTTTTTTTAAAAAAAGGATCAGTTTGCTGTTTTCCATGTTTTAATTTGATTCACTGAAATTACAAAAGCTTCAATCAAATAAATGCCGGGTTTTTAGTTTTTTGGCGGAAAATTTGTTTTAGTAAATATTTTGCAAAGCTTTAAAATAGCTGTATGATAATGTTTTCAGGATATTTTTTAAAAATATTTCAGCACATAAACTAATAAAAAATGTCGGAAATTAAACTATTTTGTCGCTTTACATTTGCACAAATTACAGCATTTTTGTGTTGCTGCTATTCAAAAGAGGAATTATATGAATCAGGTAAATAACAATATTGTGTTTTTTCAAAAATTACTCTTGTATGCTCTTTTCCTTGTATTTGCACTGGATGCAAAGGCGCAGTGTGATGTTGATTTTGATTATGTCATTATAGGTGACAGTGTACATTTTGAAAACCTTTCGAGCAATATCGGCCCCAATGACAGCTTTGAATGGGATTTAGACGATGGAACGCTGCTGTCAGTTATAGACAGTCTTACATACAGCTATGCTACAGAAGGCATTTATAATGTATGCCTTACCCGCACCAATTTACTGGCAATTCCACCTTGTGTGGAAACAGTATGTAAAGATGTGGTTTTTTGTATCGATTGCGTGTGGCCGGGGGATGCCAACAGCGATTTTATTGCCGACAATAAAGATGTGCTTTATATCGGTCTGGCTTACGGATTTTCAGGGCCTGCGCGTACAATTGATACAGCTACCAACTGGGCGCCAAAAATAAGTTCTACTTTATGGCTAGATATTAATTCCGATCCCCTGGATTTTACAACGGGAGTCAATTACAAACATGCAGATTGTGATGGCGATGGTATTGTTAATGAAGCTGACCTTCGTCCTTTGGACAGAAACTACAACCAAACCCACAACAAGTCAAGACCACCGGCCTGCACAAATATCAATGATGTGCCCCTGTATTTTGAGATTTTATACGACAGTATTGAAGTAGGAACTGCAGTTGAGATTGCAATCCGCCTTGGCACTAATAATATTACAGCAAATGAAGCCTATGGTATTGCTTATACTTTGCATTACGACAGACATTTGGTTGATTCCAGTAGTGTGGAAATAGATTATGATGATACGGGCTTTAAGAAAAATCCGAATGATACCATTATTCACCTCAATAAATATTTTGATCAGCAGGCTGAAATTGAAACGGCAGTAAGCCGTACCAATCAAGAAGGAAAAACCCTGAGCGGACAAGCAATTGGGCACGTATTTTTTGTAATGGAAGACAATTTGGTTCAGAAAAACAGTACGATTTCCGAATACCTGCACCTTTCCTTTTCTGATGTATATTTAATTGACAGTGCTGAAAATCAAATTCCGGTTTGTGCTTTTAGCGATTCCGTTTTGGTATATCAAAAAGTCGCGGGAACAGGAGCGCATATTAATTCAAACGACTGGAAAATATACCCCAATCCTGCAAATGATGTCCTTAATATTGAAGTTGAAGAAGATGAAATTTCATCATTGAATGTATTCAATTTATCCGGTCAAAATGTATTGACTGTTCCTCAACTCAATTCCGGCAAAACCAGGCTTTCGCTTGAGTCACTCCCCAATGGACTCTATTTTATAGAAATCAGGGTCGGAGATACTTATGGGTTTAAGAAATTTATTAAACAGTAAAGCGATTTTTGTTTGATTTTCTAAATAGGGCTTCCTCAAAAAGTCCCAGATACATCAGATACAAACGGGCAAAGTGAAGATGTATAGGAATACTTCGAGCTGAAGCCCGTGAAGTAGATGGTGTGTCTGGGGCTTAGCTGAGATAAAACACAGGGAAAAATAGCAGATGTTCTAAAAAAATTTGCATTTCAAAGAAGGGTTAAGGCGTATAAGAAATAGATAATGAATACTTTATAGCGTTTTGAGGAAGCCCTAAATAAGGGATGTACATCTGTGCATCCCTTTTGTTTTTTATTGAAAAATGCAAATGAGTTATTCCGGCTAAATCACAGTTTAGGTAGTCGTGCTTCAGTATTCACAGCGATTTTAGCTGCTTTTTCCAGTGTTAAAAAACTTAAATTTTTCGGAAGGGCTCAAAATGTGTCGGTGCACTAAGGCTCACTTTGCTTGAAAAATCAAGCTTCATATTGATATACTTGTGTTTTTGTGGTGAAAATTTCTCGGAAAACCACAAAATGTGTTCGGTAATTTCTTCTTTTATTCTTTTATAATCACCTAATAATTAGTGTAATTCACTTGTGTAAAAAATAGATAAAAATATTTTTTGCGATGATTAATGTTTAAAATTCATTTTTTAATAAAAAAAGGAGAAATTATGAAAACCTTAGAATTAAACCTCAAAAAAGTCGCTTTGCTTGTCGCAACAATTTTGCTGACAAGTACAAGTGCAATTGGAGCAACATTTACTGCTGTAGCTTCTGGAAATTTTAGCAGTTCAGCTACATGGGGAGGTTCCGCACCTCCTGCGAATGTCAGTACAGATCAGATTATTATCCCTGTTGGCATAACTGTGGATTTGGATAATGACCTGACTTTAAATGGCGCTACTGCCTCATTAGATGTAAATGGTACTTTAAATACCAGCTCTAATGCTTCCTTTTATGCGTCAACAGGAACCATCTCAGGAACTGGGAATATTATGGTGGATTCTGTTGCTACGGGAGCCGGTGCCGTATTTTTGTTTACTGGCTCGCTTTCGGCAAATGCTATGGCCAATGCAGCTGCCAGTTTACAAATGGGTGCTGATCTTGATGTTGGTCAAACATTAACTCTTGCACCGGCAAGTACCTTAAGTCTTATCACCGGTGGAAGTCTTACAATCGGAAACAATGCAACTATTGTAGTTGATTCAGGTGGAGGGCTTTCAATATCCGGTGGTGGTATTGGATTTTCCGGAAATTATAATGTGGTTTATACTGGAGGTGCTGCCATTAGTGGAGTAGAGCTCAGTGGATCAAGTATTACTGATGTTAATGTTGATGTTGGTGCTGGAAATAATGTTACTCTGACTTCAGACCTTACTGTAAATGGTGACTTGATGTTGAACAGTGGTAACCTGGCACTTTCTGTCAATACACTTACTTTCAGTGCCAGCGGTGATCTTGCTGCGGGTGGCTCAGGTTCGATTTCCTCAAGTGGACTCGGTAATATTGATATCAACTCCACTGCCGGATTATCCGGAGCATTGAGCTTTGATGCTTCAGGCAATACAGTAAATAATGTAAGCGTAAGCGTAGGAAGCGGAAGCAGTGTTCAGCTTGACAGCGACCTGAATATAGACGGAACCCTGCAAATAGATGGCGGAGCTACCTTCGATTTCAGTGGTGCTTCAGTGGCCATCAATGGCGACCTTAGCGGCTCTGGAATGTTGAGCGGAGATGCATCAGCAGATCTGAGTATCAATGCAGCCGGGGGAATCTACGATTCATTGAATTTTTCAGCCGGAGGAAGTACCGTGAATGACCTTACTATTAATGTAGGAACGGGAAATGCTGTTGACCTTGCAAGCGATGTAAGTGTAAACGGTACACTTGATCTTTCAGGTGGAAGCAATCTCAATATCAGCGGATCGAGCATACAGATCAGCGGAGACCTGAGCGGTTCCGGTTCGTTTGTTGCCGATTCTACCTCAAGCATCACAGTAGATGCAAGCGGTGGCCTTTCTACGGGTATTTCATTTGCCGGGGGAAGTGGTATTGTTGGTGATCTTACCATTGATGTAGGTTCAGGCAACAGTGTGTCTGTTGATTCTGACTTAATGATCAGTGGTACATTGGATCTTAACAGTGGCACATTGGACATCGGCAACAACACACTTACATTTGATGCAAACGGTGACCTGTCTGCCAGTGGTTCGGGCTCAATCTCATCAGCAGGAGCTGCGAATATTGCAGTAAACTCCACTGCCGGATTATCCGGAGCACTGAGCTTTGATGCTTCAGGCAATACAGTAAATAATGTAAGCGTAAGCGTAGGAAGCGGAAGCAGTGTTCAGCTTGACAGCGACCTGAATATAGACGGAACCCTGCAAATAGATGGCGGAGCTACCTTCGATTTCAGTGGTGCTTCAGTGGCCATCAATGGCGACCTTAGCGGCTCTGGAATGTTGAGCGGAGATGCATCAGCAGATCTGAGTATCAATGCAGCCGGGGGAATCTACGATTCATTGAATTTTTCAGCCGGAGGAAGTACCGTGAATGACCTTACTATTAATGTAGGAACGGGAAATGCTGTTGACCTTGCAAGCGATGTAAGTGTAAACGGTACACTTGATCTTTCAGGTGGAAGCAATCTCAATATCAGCGGATCGAGCATACAGATCAGCGGAGACCTGAGCGGTTCCGGTTCTTTTGTAGCCGATTCTACCTCAAGCATCACAGTAGATGCAAGCGGTGGACTTTCTACGGGTATTTCATTTGCCGGGGGAAGTGGTATTATTGGTGATCTTACAGTTGATGTAGGTTCAGGCAACAGTGTATCTGTTGATTCAGATATCACCATCAGTGGAACATTGACATTGAACAGCGGAACCTTAGCTGTTGGCAACAACACACTTACATTTGATGCAAACGGTGACCTGTCTGCCAGTGGTTCAGGCTCAATCTCATCAGCAGGAGCTGCAAATATTATAGTGAATTCCACTGCCGGATTATCCGGTGCACTGAGTTTTGATGCTTCTGGAAATACTGTCAATGATTTTACCGTAAGCGTAGGAAGCGGAAGCAGTGTTCAGATTGACAGCGACCTGAATATAGACGGAACCCTGCAAATTGATGGTGGAGCTACCTTCGATTTCAGTGGTGCTTCAGTGTCCATCAATGGCGACCTCAGCGGCTCTGGAATGTTGAGCGGAGATGCATCAGCAGATCTGAGTATCAATGCAGCCGGGGGAATCTACGATTCATTGAATTTTTCAGCCGGAGGAAGTACCGTGAATGACCTTACTATTAATGTAGGAACGGGAAATGCTGTTGACCTTGCAAGCGATGTAAGTGTAAACGGTACACTTGATCTTTCAGGTGGAAGCAATCTCAATATCAGCGGATCGAGCATACAGATCAGCGGAGACCTGAGCGGTTCCGGTTCATTTGTGGCCGATTCTACCTCAAGCATCACAGTAGATGCAAACGGTGGCCTTTCTTCAGGTATTTCATTTGCCGGGGGAAGTGGTATTATTGGTGACTTTACTATTGATGTAGGTTCAGGAAATTCAGTAACAGTTGACAGTGATGTTGAAGTAACAGGCACTTTGAATATTGTCAGTGGTGATCTGGATTTAAATGCCAATGACCTTGCGCTTACAGGCGATATCAATATTACTGTAAGCGGAGCTATAGATGCTGATGCCAACTCGAATATCAGCATAGACTTGGATGCTGCGCCATTCACAGCCATCAGTTTTTCAGCCAATGGCAATACTGTTAATGATTTCAGCTTGAATATTTCTTCTGGCGGAGCAGTTATGCTGGGTTCTGATTTGAATATTGATGGTGAACTGTCATTCTCTGGAAGCGGAAACCTGGATATTGAGAACAATGACCTTCAAATAGGAGCGAATGGTTCTATAAGTGGAGCCGGAAGCAGTGCATATATTGTTACTTCAGGTTCCGGACAGGTAGCGATGCAATTGGATGCCGGAAGTGGTACTTCAGTAGAGTTTCCAGTAGGTACTGCAATTAATTTTGCACCAGCAAGCATTGAATTGAACAGTGGATCACAAAGTGGAAATGTGATGGTAAATGTTGATGCCGGAGTTTTGGCCAATGGAAGCAGCGGAGCCAATATGGCTAATTTCCAGAGTGTAGTGGATGCTACCTGGAATGTTACTTCTGACATCAGTGCCAATCTCGACATGAATATGGAAGTAATGTGGTCTGCTGATATGGAGGTGAATGGCTTTAACAATGCAGAAGCCTATATTTCACACTATATCAATAGCAGCTGGGATGTTTCAGCAGAAGCATCTGCCACAGCCGAAGGAAATGGAATGTTCAGCCTTCAAAGAGAAGGAATTACTTCACTGAGTCCATTTGCTGTATTTGATAAAAGCACTTCGGTAGGAATTCCTGAAAATCTTGAAACTATGGAGATAAAAATATTCCCGAATCCTGTTACGGATTACGTGGTGGTGAAAAGTATGGAGACAACCGATCAGACTCTGAACGCTCAAATTATTAGTGTTACTGGTCAGGTGATAGATAACTATGAGATCAATGAGCAACAGGAAACTATATCGCTGGAACACCTTGTGCCGGGCAATTACTTTATCCGCATATACAATGATAATACAAACTATGTAGAGCAAATCCAGAAACTATAGGTATGGATTAGTGTAGGTTTTCAGTTGTGCGGGCCCTCTGTCAGTTTGATAGAGGGCTCGTTTTATTTTGTGAGACTTGTTTCTAAAATTGCGCAGTATTTGAAATTTAATTGCCGAAAGAATAGAGCAAAGTAATTTCATAAACAACGGGAGTGATCCTGACACGTTTTGGGGTAAACGAGTAGAAAACAATCCACTTCGGGTAGTTCTTACACAGGCGGGCTTTCAATCGATTCCCTTCCCAGCGGCTCGTATTTCATTGAAATTGAAAGCAAGTCCGGTATAGGATTTAGGAAATTCGTGAAGGAATAATTTTTATTGCTGGTTTAAGTCAACTATCAAACAAAGGTCTTACCAAAATTAAATAGCTGCAAAATGTAGCCTGATCGTTTGATTCACCGTTAGAAAGTCAGCATTAAGCAGTAGCAAATTTGATCAATCTTATTTAAAGGGCAATGAAAAATCAATCTCAAGCCAAGGGCAACGCTAGTTAATCAGGTTCTGATTCAAAGTATCAGGGAAAAAATCTGCTAATAAAATTTAATAGTTAATCTGTTTTATTTAATAATCTCCGCCATTGCGGGTAGGGCATCCTATTCTGTCAAATGTGTGAATGATGTAAGTCTTAGCTTAAATTGTGTAACGGTTAAGCTCTATGAATGGCTCATATTTGTTGCAAGAAAATTCTTTCACAGCTAAATCAATATAGTATGAACACTACCGAGTTAAAAGGCAATTGGAATGAGCAGAAAGCAAAACTCAAAAAGAAATTTGCAATGCTTACCGATGACGACCTAATGTTTGCTGAAGGAAAAAGAGATGAAATGTTCTTAAAACTTCAAAAAAAATTAGGCAAGACTAAAGAGGAATTGCGCAAAATTATCTCCTAAAACTTTCAGGATCAATTATAATTTTGATTTTTTTAATCAAATTATTTTTGAAAAAATCTCGGAAAACCATGTTTTTTGTTCAGTAAATATTCCATTTTAAGTTTGATAAACAATTAATAATGAACTTATTTTGGTTCTGATAAAAACAGATAAACTATTTATTCTTCTGAAATTTAGAAGAAAAATAGTTTAATTTTTAAAATCATTTTTTAAACCAAAAAACTAACAAATATGAAAACGCTCAAAATTTATTTAGGAAAAATCCCAATGCTTTTTGCTGCAATATTATTTGCAAGCACAAGCGCAATGGGGGCATCATTTACAGCCGTAAGTTCAGGCAGCTTTAGTAATTCAGCAACTTGGGGCGGATCTGCACCCCCCTCCACTATTACTGCCGATCAGGTTACTATCCCATCGGGAATCACGGTTGATCTAGACAATGACTTAATGTTGAATGCGGCCATTGCCTCATTGGATGTAAATGGTACATTGAATACATCAACAAGTGCAGCGCTTACGATCAATTCCGGATCACTTTCTGGTACTGGAGATATCGTTTTGGATTCAGTCTCTACCGGATTAAGTGCGGTATTGCTTTTCACAGGTTCTATTACTACCAATGCCATGACAAATGCTTCGGCTAGTTTGCAAGTGGCTTCAGAACTGGATGTGGAAGAAACGCTTACCTTGATGGCAGGTAGTGCCATTAGCTTGAATTCAGGTGGAGATCTGATGATTGGCAATAATGCTACTGTTATTATTGATTCTGGTGGTGGACTTTCCGTATCGGGAGGAGCACTTGGCTTTTCTGGAAACTACAATGTAGTGTATTCTGGAGGCTCAGCCAATGCTGGACTGGAATTGAGCGGTGCTGGATTAACGGATATCGGCATTGATGTTGGTTCTGGAAACAGTGTTAGCTTAAGCTCAGATTTAATGGTAGATGGCGAATTGATGTTGGCCAGCGGTACACTTGATATTGGCAACAACACACTTACCTTTAACTCAAGCGGTGATTTATCTGCAAGTGGTTCAGGATCGATTTCCTCGGCTGGTGCTGCAAATATTGTAGTCAACTCCAATGCTGGTTTGTCTGGTTCTTTGAGCTTTGATGCTTCTGGAAATACTGTGAATAATTTTACGGTAAGTATAGGAAGCGGAAGCAGTGTGCAGGTTGACAGCGATTTAAATGTAAATGGAACGCTGCAATTGGATGGCGGAACTACATTTGATTTTAGCGGAGCTGCACTGACCATCAATGGCGATTTGAGTGGCTCGGGCATGTTGAGTGCCAATGCCAGTTCAGATTTGACAATTAATGTTACTGGTGGAATTTCTGATTCTCTGTCATTTTCCAGCAATGGACAAGTAGTGAATAATTTGACCATCAATGTGGGTTCAGGCAACAGTGTTGACTTGGCTGCTGCAACTGATCTTTCCGTAGAAGGAACTTTGGATTTATCAGGAGGAAGCAGTTTGAATATTGCTGGTTCTGATTTGAATCTAAACGGTGACTTAAACGGCTCTGGTAGTATTTCAGCAAATGCTAGCAGTGCTATCAATATCAATGCCACTGGAGGACTTTCTTCCGACTTGTCATTTAGTGGAGGAAGTGCTACAGTAGGAGGTTTTAGTGTAAATGTAGGATCTGGCAATAATGTAACAATTGACGGAAACCTAAATGTAACAAGCACACTGAGTATCCTAAGTGGTAATCTTGATTTGAACAGCAATGATTTGAGCGTTTCTGGCGCAATAAATGTAAATGCAGACGGTGCCATTCATTCCAATGCAGATTCTGATATCAGCATAGATTTGGCTACAGCTTCTGGTGCTTCTATCGGCTTTACTGCCAATGGCAATACTGTTGGGAATTTTGATTTAAATATCGACTCCGGTGACGCCATTGCGCTTGGTTCTGATTTGAACATTGATGGTGAATTGTCTTTTTCAGGAATGGGAAGCATTGATATTCAGAACAATAACCTTCAATTTGGAGCAAGTGGCTCAATCAGTGGTGCCGGAAGTAGCTCATATGTTATCACTTCCGGTTCAGGGCAAGTGGCTATGGATTTAAGTGCTGGCAGTGGAGCTTCAGTAGAATTTCCGGTAGGTACTTCAGTTAATTTTGCGCCTGCAAATATTGAGCTAAACAGCGGTTCTCAAAGTGGTACTGTAATGGTGAATGTTGATGCCGGAGTTTTGGCCAATGGAAGCAGCGGTGCAAATATGTCAGGCTTTCAAAGTGTAGTTGATGCTACATGGAATGTTGAATCCAACATCAATGCCAATATTGATATGAATATGGAAGTGCTCTGGTCAACTGATATGGAAGTGAATGGTTTTAATAATGGAGAAGCCTATATTTCACATTATATCAATGGCGAATGGGATGCTACAGCAAGTGCATCTGCTACTGCTGAAGGAAGTGGAATGTTCAGTCTTCAGAGAGAAGGCATTACTTCATTGAGTCCTTTTGCAGTATTTGATGAAAACACAGCAGTAGGGATTCCTGAAAATGATGCAGCTGTTGAGATCAATATATTCCCAAATCCAACTTCGGATATAGTTGTGATAGAAAATAAGCAGATGCTTGATCAAAGGTTAAATGCTCAAATTATTAGTGTTACTGGTCAGGTGATAGATAACTATGAGATCAATGGGCAACAGCAAACTATTTCGCTGGAGCACCTTTCAAGCGGAAGCTATTTTATTCGCATCTACAATGATGATATGAATTATGTAGAGCAAATCCAGAAACTGTAAGTATGGACTAGTGTAGGTTTTCAGTTGTACGGGCCCTCTGTCAGTTTGATGGAGGGCTCGTTTTATTTTTACAATCTGATTATGAGTGAAATGGGATCAGTTTAATTCTACAAACTAATACCGGGAAAGTCCATTTTAGTGACGCCCCACATGGCAGCGTATTGACTTGGCCTCAGGTGTAGTTGAAGCGTTTCGTTGAATTTTCGCCAGTTCTTTTCGCCAATCATTTTGTATTCGTATTCAATTTTCCCGGTATAAACAGCTTTTTCATCCGATAGTATTTCAACCTTGTCCTGCTCAAGTTTATTGAGCTTTATTGCTTCAATTGATTCTCTCAGGAGTAGGTATCTTTTATCAATTTCATCAGCATCAATCTTTTGGCCACTGGTATCAATAATCCCGTTTTCGTGAAATCGCCAGGTGTAAAATTTC
Proteins encoded:
- a CDS encoding T9SS type A sorting domain-containing protein, with translation MKTLELNLKKVALLVATILLTSTSAIGATFTAVASGNFSSSATWGGSAPPANVSTDQIIIPVGITVDLDNDLTLNGATASLDVNGTLNTSSNASFYASTGTISGTGNIMVDSVATGAGAVFLFTGSLSANAMANAAASLQMGADLDVGQTLTLAPASTLSLITGGSLTIGNNATIVVDSGGGLSISGGGIGFSGNYNVVYTGGAAISGVELSGSSITDVNVDVGAGNNVTLTSDLTVNGDLMLNSGNLALSVNTLTFSASGDLAAGGSGSISSSGLGNIDINSTAGLSGALSFDASGNTVNNVSVSVGSGSSVQLDSDLNIDGTLQIDGGATFDFSGASVAINGDLSGSGMLSGDASADLSINAAGGIYDSLNFSAGGSTVNDLTINVGTGNAVDLASDVSVNGTLDLSGGSNLNISGSSIQISGDLSGSGSFVADSTSSITVDASGGLSTGISFAGGSGIVGDLTIDVGSGNSVSVDSDLMISGTLDLNSGTLDIGNNTLTFDANGDLSASGSGSISSAGAANIAVNSTAGLSGALSFDASGNTVNNVSVSVGSGSSVQLDSDLNIDGTLQIDGGATFDFSGASVAINGDLSGSGMLSGDASADLSINAAGGIYDSLNFSAGGSTVNDLTINVGTGNAVDLASDVSVNGTLDLSGGSNLNISGSSIQISGDLSGSGSFVADSTSSITVDASGGLSTGISFAGGSGIIGDLTVDVGSGNSVSVDSDITISGTLTLNSGTLAVGNNTLTFDANGDLSASGSGSISSAGAANIIVNSTAGLSGALSFDASGNTVNDFTVSVGSGSSVQIDSDLNIDGTLQIDGGATFDFSGASVSINGDLSGSGMLSGDASADLSINAAGGIYDSLNFSAGGSTVNDLTINVGTGNAVDLASDVSVNGTLDLSGGSNLNISGSSIQISGDLSGSGSFVADSTSSITVDANGGLSSGISFAGGSGIIGDFTIDVGSGNSVTVDSDVEVTGTLNIVSGDLDLNANDLALTGDINITVSGAIDADANSNISIDLDAAPFTAISFSANGNTVNDFSLNISSGGAVMLGSDLNIDGELSFSGSGNLDIENNDLQIGANGSISGAGSSAYIVTSGSGQVAMQLDAGSGTSVEFPVGTAINFAPASIELNSGSQSGNVMVNVDAGVLANGSSGANMANFQSVVDATWNVTSDISANLDMNMEVMWSADMEVNGFNNAEAYISHYINSSWDVSAEASATAEGNGMFSLQREGITSLSPFAVFDKSTSVGIPENLETMEIKIFPNPVTDYVVVKSMETTDQTLNAQIISVTGQVIDNYEINEQQETISLEHLVPGNYFIRIYNDNTNYVEQIQKL
- a CDS encoding CsbD family protein, giving the protein MNTTELKGNWNEQKAKLKKKFAMLTDDDLMFAEGKRDEMFLKLQKKLGKTKEELRKIIS
- a CDS encoding T9SS type A sorting domain-containing protein, which gives rise to MNQVNNNIVFFQKLLLYALFLVFALDAKAQCDVDFDYVIIGDSVHFENLSSNIGPNDSFEWDLDDGTLLSVIDSLTYSYATEGIYNVCLTRTNLLAIPPCVETVCKDVVFCIDCVWPGDANSDFIADNKDVLYIGLAYGFSGPARTIDTATNWAPKISSTLWLDINSDPLDFTTGVNYKHADCDGDGIVNEADLRPLDRNYNQTHNKSRPPACTNINDVPLYFEILYDSIEVGTAVEIAIRLGTNNITANEAYGIAYTLHYDRHLVDSSSVEIDYDDTGFKKNPNDTIIHLNKYFDQQAEIETAVSRTNQEGKTLSGQAIGHVFFVMEDNLVQKNSTISEYLHLSFSDVYLIDSAENQIPVCAFSDSVLVYQKVAGTGAHINSNDWKIYPNPANDVLNIEVEEDEISSLNVFNLSGQNVLTVPQLNSGKTRLSLESLPNGLYFIEIRVGDTYGFKKFIKQ
- a CDS encoding site-specific DNA-methyltransferase; translated protein: MNKAEYVACNMSNEKLDLRSPDLVNENFEKLAALFPNCVTESTIERNGVAERSRSIDFDLLKQELNHAVVEGNKERYRLEWPGKREAIVTANLPTTKTLRPVREDSVDFDNTENLYIEGDNLEVLKLLQESYLGKVKMIYIDPPYNTGNDFVYKDNFSKAAREELIESGQKDEYMQRLVANPETAGRYHSNWLSMMYPRLKLARNTLTSDGVILISIGEDEIGNLKSMMNEVFGDFNYVSTLLWEKGRKNDSRFFSHGHEYILVFAKDKEYLIDQNIHWREEKPGAREIYNFFLKSKKQHGDNFEEIEKELKTFYKNLPKDHPSKKHSRYSHVDKRGVWRDDNMSLPRGGARYDVIHPKTGKPCAMPSGGWRYASAEVMQEKIEQGYVVFRDDHTEPPIRKTYLVRSLNENSEEPEIGLQVLGTYFYRSGLQATNELNSIFGKQRVFNNPKDHEILANLINYCTSRDQEAIVLDFFSGSASSAQSILELNSTDNGHRKFIQVQLPEKTDEKSEAYKAGYKNICEIGKERIRRAAKKIKEETNVDIDYGFRVYRLDESNMQDVYYKPQDYEQNNLDLFADNVKPDRTADDLLAQVMLDWGLPLSLKIEQIDVSGKKVFKVAENSLYACFDSGIDEAFAKAIAKEVPLRIVFKDSGFKNDTAKTNVKQLLKQLSPETEMKVI